From Cellulomonas fimi ATCC 484, a single genomic window includes:
- a CDS encoding aminoglycoside N(3)-acetyltransferase, with amino-acid sequence MTLVLQADLERDLRGLGVAAGGVLLVHASLSRLGTVVGGEQAVVRALLDVLGPDGTLVMPAQSWQLCDPAYLADPSVPPSRYDDVRAALPAYDPAWTPTRTMGLVAEALRTLPGTVRSAHPHRSFVAHGPRAAEVLARHDLDDPVGEGSPLAALHALDAHVLLLGVGYDRCTALHLAEARSGLALPTVRNGAPLLVDGAREWVWFDEPVVDDADFEAVGAVVSASGHETAGTVADAAARLVPLRALVDLAADWFRRTRGAVRP; translated from the coding sequence GTGACCCTCGTCCTGCAGGCCGACCTCGAGCGCGACCTGCGCGGGCTCGGGGTCGCGGCCGGGGGAGTGCTGCTCGTGCACGCGTCGCTGTCGCGGCTCGGCACGGTCGTCGGCGGCGAGCAGGCCGTCGTGCGCGCGCTGCTCGACGTCCTCGGGCCGGACGGCACCCTCGTCATGCCGGCGCAGTCCTGGCAGCTGTGCGACCCGGCGTACCTCGCGGACCCGTCCGTGCCGCCGTCCCGGTACGACGACGTCCGGGCGGCGCTGCCCGCCTACGACCCCGCGTGGACGCCGACGCGCACCATGGGGCTCGTCGCCGAGGCTCTGCGCACCCTGCCCGGCACGGTCCGCTCGGCGCACCCGCACCGCTCGTTCGTCGCGCACGGCCCGCGGGCCGCGGAGGTGCTCGCCCGGCACGACCTCGACGACCCGGTCGGCGAGGGCTCGCCGCTCGCTGCGCTGCACGCCCTCGACGCCCACGTCCTGCTGCTGGGCGTCGGCTACGACAGGTGCACCGCGCTGCACCTCGCCGAGGCCCGGTCGGGGCTCGCGCTGCCGACCGTCCGCAACGGGGCCCCGCTGCTCGTCGACGGCGCCCGGGAGTGGGTGTGGTTCGACGAGCCGGTCGTCGACGACGCCGACTTCGAGGCCGTCGGCGCGGTCGTGTCCGCGTCGGGGCACGAGACCGCGGGGACCGTCGCCGACGCGGCCGCGCGGCTCGTCCCCCTGCGCGCGCTCGTCGACCTCGCCGCCGACTGGTTCCGACGCACGCGAGGAGCGGTGCGCCCCTAG
- a CDS encoding glycoside hydrolase family 13 protein: MTVNHLLDQPHHDGSELYVPQGTPDLGDVVPVRFRVPASGTERALWVRTVRDAEPRMVQARLERADEHERWYVADVPVHNPVTSYRALLDEPGGYRWLNGRGLFSRDVPDAADFRLTVHEPAPAWTASAVVYQIFPDRFARSGVERAFPEWSQPADWDDEPIGRGPSTPVQLYGGDLLGIEQRLDHLQRLGVDTVYLTPVFPSQSNHRYDASTFDHVDPLLGGDEALVSLRRALHGRGMRLVGDFTTNHTGVAHEWFERALRDRSSEEAEFYYWDKESDLGYVAWLDVPSLPKLNYGGSALARRMVDGPDSVIGRWLAEPFALDGWRIDVANMTGRYASDDFTHQVARTVRATMTALNPDAVLVSEHFHDAAGDLTGEGWQVNMNYSAFTKPLWTWLVDPATTLDFLGVPTTIPRRDGRSVVETMREFDATVPWKVTARQWNMLGSHDTPRLRTVVGDPRLVEVAAGLLFTYPGTPALFAGDEGGATGTNGEHGRVPMPWDQIEAGGGPRWDARTFEVYRSLVALRRSSRALREGGLRWAVVEDDALVYLRETADERVLVVAARAPWAGAALPRHLLSGARAERLHGVGTLDVATDALRVGGDGPGVSVWRLA; encoded by the coding sequence ATGACCGTGAACCACCTGCTCGACCAGCCTCACCACGACGGCTCCGAGCTCTACGTCCCGCAGGGCACCCCGGACCTCGGCGACGTCGTGCCCGTCCGCTTCCGGGTGCCGGCCTCCGGCACGGAGCGCGCGCTGTGGGTGCGCACCGTCCGCGACGCCGAGCCGCGCATGGTGCAGGCGCGGCTGGAGCGCGCCGACGAGCACGAGCGCTGGTACGTCGCGGACGTCCCCGTGCACAACCCCGTGACGAGCTACCGCGCGCTGCTCGACGAGCCCGGCGGCTACCGCTGGCTCAACGGCCGCGGGCTGTTCTCCCGGGACGTGCCCGACGCGGCCGACTTCCGGCTCACGGTGCACGAGCCGGCGCCCGCGTGGACGGCGTCGGCGGTCGTCTACCAGATCTTCCCCGACCGGTTCGCGCGCTCGGGCGTCGAGCGGGCGTTCCCCGAGTGGTCGCAGCCGGCGGACTGGGACGACGAGCCGATCGGCCGGGGGCCGTCGACGCCCGTGCAGCTGTACGGCGGCGACCTGCTGGGCATCGAGCAGCGGCTCGACCACCTCCAGCGGCTCGGCGTGGACACCGTGTACCTCACGCCCGTCTTCCCGTCGCAGTCGAACCACCGCTACGACGCGAGCACGTTCGACCACGTCGACCCGCTGCTCGGCGGGGACGAGGCGCTCGTCTCGCTGCGCCGCGCGCTGCACGGCCGCGGGATGCGCCTCGTGGGCGACTTCACGACCAACCACACGGGCGTCGCGCACGAGTGGTTCGAGCGTGCGCTGCGCGACCGGTCGTCGGAGGAGGCCGAGTTCTACTACTGGGACAAGGAGTCCGACCTCGGCTACGTCGCGTGGCTCGACGTCCCGTCGCTGCCGAAGCTCAACTACGGCGGCTCGGCGCTCGCGCGGCGCATGGTCGACGGCCCCGACTCGGTGATCGGGCGCTGGCTCGCGGAGCCGTTCGCGCTCGACGGCTGGCGGATCGACGTCGCGAACATGACCGGCCGGTACGCGTCCGACGACTTCACGCACCAGGTCGCCCGCACGGTCCGCGCCACCATGACGGCCCTCAACCCCGACGCGGTGCTCGTCTCCGAGCACTTCCACGACGCGGCGGGGGACCTGACCGGCGAGGGCTGGCAGGTCAACATGAACTACTCGGCGTTCACCAAGCCGCTGTGGACGTGGCTCGTCGACCCGGCCACGACGCTCGACTTCCTCGGCGTCCCGACGACGATCCCGCGCCGGGACGGCCGGTCCGTCGTGGAGACCATGCGCGAGTTCGACGCGACCGTGCCGTGGAAGGTCACCGCCCGGCAGTGGAACATGCTCGGCTCGCACGACACCCCGCGGCTGCGGACCGTCGTCGGCGACCCGCGCCTGGTCGAGGTCGCCGCCGGGCTGCTGTTCACCTACCCGGGCACGCCTGCGCTGTTCGCGGGGGACGAGGGTGGCGCGACCGGCACCAACGGCGAGCACGGCCGCGTGCCGATGCCGTGGGACCAGATCGAGGCGGGCGGCGGCCCGCGCTGGGACGCGCGCACGTTCGAGGTCTACCGGTCCCTCGTCGCGCTGCGCCGCTCGTCGCGCGCGCTGCGCGAGGGCGGCCTGCGCTGGGCCGTCGTCGAGGACGACGCGCTCGTCTACCTGCGCGAGACGGCGGACGAGCGCGTGCTCGTCGTCGCCGCGCGCGCGCCGTGGGCGGGTGCGGCCCTGCCGCGCCACCTGCTGTCCGGGGCGCGGGCCGAGCGGCTGCACGGCGTCGGGACGCTCGACGTCGCGACCGACGCGCTGCGCGTCGGCGGCGACGGCCCGGGCGTCAGCGTCTGGCGCCTGGCGTGA
- a CDS encoding sugar ABC transporter permease, with product MAATTLPPTSTDATVPVQRDTTPKGLRWWRELGWRHVVTVAVLAFAFVPILYVVSSSLNPTGSLTGSNRLFSSISFDNYVELLTDPVHPYARWFVNTIVIATTTSVGTVLLGAAAAYAFSRFRFAGRRGGLLSLLLVQMFPQVLAYVAIFLLLVTLRDVFPAIGLGSQLGLILVYLGGALGVNTYLMYGFFNTVPKELDEAAKIDGASHAQIFFGIILRLVAPILAVVGLLSFVGVFSDFLIASIVLVDPDAQTLPVGLYQYVSQRFSEYWGVFAAGAVLAAIPVVLLFQFLQRYIVSGLTTGAVKG from the coding sequence ATGGCTGCGACGACCCTGCCCCCCACGTCCACCGACGCGACCGTCCCGGTGCAGCGCGACACGACGCCGAAGGGCCTGCGCTGGTGGCGCGAGCTCGGCTGGCGGCACGTGGTGACGGTCGCCGTCCTGGCGTTCGCGTTCGTGCCGATCCTCTACGTCGTGTCCTCGTCGCTGAACCCGACGGGCTCGCTGACGGGCTCGAACCGCCTGTTCTCCAGCATCTCGTTCGACAACTACGTCGAGCTGCTCACCGACCCGGTGCACCCGTACGCGCGCTGGTTCGTCAACACGATCGTCATCGCGACCACGACGTCGGTCGGGACGGTCCTGCTCGGCGCGGCCGCCGCGTACGCGTTCTCGCGGTTCCGGTTCGCCGGCCGCCGGGGCGGGCTGCTGTCCCTGCTGCTCGTGCAGATGTTCCCGCAGGTGCTCGCGTACGTCGCGATCTTCCTGCTGCTCGTGACGCTGCGCGACGTGTTCCCGGCGATCGGCCTCGGCTCGCAGCTCGGGCTGATCCTCGTGTACCTCGGCGGCGCGCTCGGCGTGAACACGTACCTCATGTACGGCTTCTTCAACACCGTCCCGAAGGAGCTCGACGAGGCCGCCAAGATCGACGGCGCGAGCCACGCGCAGATCTTCTTCGGCATCATCCTGCGCCTCGTGGCGCCGATCCTCGCGGTCGTCGGCCTGCTGTCGTTCGTCGGGGTGTTCTCCGACTTCCTCATCGCCTCGATCGTGCTCGTCGACCCCGACGCGCAGACGCTGCCCGTCGGCCTCTACCAGTACGTGAGCCAGCGGTTCTCCGAGTACTGGGGCGTGTTCGCGGCCGGCGCCGTGCTCGCCGCGATCCCCGTCGTGCTCCTGTTCCAGTTCCTGCAGCGCTACATCGTCTCCGGCCTGACCACGGGCGCGGTGAAGGGATGA
- a CDS encoding ABC transporter permease subunit — protein MTDTSTRPARTDSPAPPPGPPGRATGGSWWSRQEMTRGFWVKLVLVALVDALGVYGVLAAAALAQWGIVAFLAVALVVVNVVYFSKRMMPAKYLVPGLLFLLVYQVFVVLYTGWTAFTNYGDGHNSTQADAVEAILVQNETRLPDSPSYPLTVILSGDELGFAVVDTEGEAQVGTADEPLHRTDDATVEGGRVTAVEGWETLQFAQVLERQDEVFALRVPFSDDPNDGSVRTPDGSTGYVYVSTMEWDEAAGTITNTATGDVYTADQEVGSFVSEDGTELGTGWKVFVGLDNFTRVFSDSTLAGPFVGVLLWTFAFAILSVATTFGLGLFMAIVLNHPKVRGRKVYRSLLIVPYAFPAFLTALVWQGMLNRDFGFVNATLLGGASIPWLTDPWLAKIAVLVVNLWLGFPYMFLICTGALQSIPQEIYEAGKIDGAKPWRMFRSLTMPLLLVSTAPLLISSFAFNFNNFNVVYLLTEGGPDDLSAPVDVGATDILITFVYRLAFGGVNRQYGLACAVSILIFLIVASISAATFRKTRALEDLI, from the coding sequence ATGACGGACACGTCGACCCGCCCTGCCCGCACGGACTCGCCCGCCCCACCTCCCGGCCCTCCCGGCCGCGCGACCGGCGGGTCGTGGTGGAGCAGGCAGGAGATGACCCGCGGGTTCTGGGTGAAGCTCGTGCTGGTCGCCCTCGTCGACGCGCTCGGCGTCTACGGGGTCCTCGCCGCCGCAGCCCTCGCGCAGTGGGGGATCGTCGCGTTCCTCGCCGTGGCGCTCGTGGTCGTCAACGTCGTGTACTTCTCGAAGCGCATGATGCCGGCCAAGTACCTCGTGCCCGGCCTGCTCTTCCTGCTCGTCTACCAGGTCTTCGTCGTCCTCTACACCGGCTGGACGGCGTTCACGAACTACGGCGACGGGCACAACTCCACCCAGGCGGACGCCGTCGAGGCGATCCTCGTGCAGAACGAGACGCGCCTGCCCGACTCGCCGAGCTACCCGCTCACCGTGATCCTGTCCGGCGACGAGCTGGGCTTCGCGGTCGTCGACACCGAGGGCGAGGCCCAGGTCGGCACGGCCGACGAGCCGCTGCACCGCACCGACGACGCGACCGTCGAGGGCGGGCGCGTGACCGCGGTCGAGGGCTGGGAGACGCTGCAGTTCGCCCAGGTGCTCGAGCGGCAGGACGAGGTCTTCGCGCTGCGCGTCCCGTTCTCCGACGACCCCAACGACGGCAGCGTCCGCACCCCCGACGGCTCCACGGGCTACGTCTACGTCTCGACCATGGAGTGGGACGAGGCCGCCGGCACCATCACGAACACCGCCACCGGCGACGTCTACACCGCCGACCAGGAGGTCGGGTCGTTCGTGTCCGAGGACGGCACGGAGCTGGGCACCGGCTGGAAGGTCTTCGTCGGTCTCGACAACTTCACGCGCGTCTTCTCCGACTCCACGCTCGCCGGGCCGTTCGTCGGGGTGCTGCTGTGGACGTTCGCGTTCGCGATCCTCTCGGTCGCCACGACGTTCGGCCTCGGGCTGTTCATGGCGATCGTGCTCAACCACCCGAAGGTGCGCGGGCGCAAGGTGTACCGGTCGCTGCTGATCGTGCCCTACGCCTTCCCGGCGTTCCTCACCGCGCTCGTGTGGCAGGGGATGCTCAACCGCGACTTCGGGTTCGTCAACGCGACGCTGCTCGGCGGCGCGAGCATCCCGTGGCTCACCGACCCGTGGCTCGCGAAGATCGCGGTGCTCGTGGTCAACCTGTGGCTGGGGTTCCCCTACATGTTCCTCATCTGCACCGGCGCCCTGCAGTCCATCCCGCAGGAGATCTACGAGGCCGGGAAGATCGACGGCGCCAAGCCGTGGCGGATGTTCCGCTCGCTGACGATGCCGCTGCTGCTCGTGTCGACCGCGCCGCTGCTCATCTCGTCGTTCGCGTTCAACTTCAACAACTTCAACGTCGTCTACCTGCTCACCGAGGGGGGTCCCGACGACCTGTCGGCCCCGGTCGACGTCGGCGCGACCGACATCCTCATCACATTCGTCTACCGGCTCGCGTTCGGCGGCGTGAACCGCCAGTACGGCCTGGCGTGCGCGGTGTCGATCCTCATCTTCCTCATCGTCGCCTCGATCTCGGCGGCCACCTTCCGCAAGACGCGCGCACTCGAGGACCTGATCTGA